The proteins below come from a single Zea mays cultivar B73 chromosome 8, Zm-B73-REFERENCE-NAM-5.0, whole genome shotgun sequence genomic window:
- the LOC100191521 gene encoding uncharacterized protein, translating into MTAARQADPDPFPLPHARGSLHARPGVARCPPRPAVCSPPSAAAGQPDGVDEPARAPPYTSSPPAPWPGQFQSPRLSGSEVEEGPLTTLDPTPFHPMWLCPMWPFVWLRFDQPDRATSPIIREILFIQYMLCYKYVSYRSSYANSIITSYVLKYYFVISYILINYLISCLFNGD; encoded by the coding sequence ATGACTGCGGCTCGACAAGCCGACCCGGACCCCTTTCCCCTGCCCCATGCCCGCGGTAGCCTCCACGCGCGGCCTGGTGTGGCTCGCTGCCCACCGCGGCCAGCGGTGTGCAGCCCGCCCAGCGCGGCGGCCGGGCAGCCAGATGGGGTGGATGAGCCCGCCCGAGCGCCCCCCTACACGAGTTCGCCCCCTGCTCCATGGCCAGGGCAGTTCCAATCCCCGCGTCTAAGTGGTTCTGAGGTGGAAGAAGGCCCTCTGACCACACTAGATCCCACTCCCTTTCATCCTATGTGGCTATGTCCCATGTGGCCCTTCGTGTGGCTTCGATTCGACCAACCAGATCGTGCTACGTCACCTATAATCCGCGAAATATTATTTATTCAATATATGTTGTGTTATAAATATGTTTCGTACCGTTCTAGTTACGCTAATTCCATAATAACATCGTACGTGTTAAAATATTATTTTGTCATATCATATatattaattaattatttaatCTCTTGTTTATTCAATGGTGATTAA